The Crassaminicella indica genomic interval AAATGTTAGCAAGTTCACTCATTTCAACCATAAATGTACTTTGTCCTTGTGCAAGATCATCTGATGCTCCTACCCTTGTAAAAATCCTATCTACAATTCCAATAGTTGCATTATCTGCTGGAACAAAGCATCCTATTTGTGCCATTAATACAATTAAAGCAACTTGCCTCATATAAGTAGACTTTCCAGCCATATTTGGTCCTGTAATAATTGAAAATCTATTTTCCTCCCCATCTAGATAAGTATCATTTCCTATAAACATGTCTGCATTCATTGTTCTCTCTACAACAGGATGTCTTCCATTTTCAATAGCTATAAGTAGTTCATGATTCACTTTTGGTTTAGTATAACCAAAACGATCGCTCACTTCCGCAAAGGATACTAAAGCATCTAAAGAGGCTATAGCTGTAGCTGTATCTTGGATCTTCTTTGTATATCTTTTTATTTTTTCTCGAACATTTACAAAAATTTGATACTCTAATTCTATTATTTTATCCTCTGCCCCTAATATTTTAGCCTCTGCTTCTTTTAATTCAGGTGTAATATATCTTTCTGCATTTGCAAGTGTTTGTTTTCTAATATAATGCTCTGGTACTAAGTTTAAATTTGATTTTGTTACTTCTAAATAATAGCCAAATACCTTATTAAATCCTATTTTTAATGATTTAATTCCTGTATTATTTTTTTCATTACTTTCTAAGTTTGCAATCCACTCTTTACTGTTTGTTACAATTTCTCTTAATTCATCTAGCTCAGAGTGATATCCTTTTTTAATAATTCCTCCCTCTTTTATTGTAACTGGAGGCTCATCCATAATAGATTTTTCTATTAATTCTTTTACCTCTTCTACTAGATCTATATTATTTAATATTTTTTTTAGTTTAGTTCCATTAAAAGAATCTAATAGCTCTTTTATCTTAGGTAAAGCTTTAAGAGATAATTTTAATGCAATTAAATCCCTAGCATTGGCATTTCCATAAGATACTCTTACTACCAATCTTTCAAGATCATACACATTTTTAAGTAAATCCTTTAAGTCCTCTCGGATTAACATAGCATCTTTTAATTCTTCTACAGCATCCAATCTTAATTGTATTTCATGAACATCCTTCAGAGGCTCTTCTACCCATTTTTTTAAGGTTCTTCCTCCCATAGCTGTATTTGTTTTATCCAATGCCCAAAGTAAAGAGCCCTTCCTCTTTTTTCCTCTCATCGTTTCAGTAAGCTCTAGATTTCTCCTAGTAGACTTATCCAAAATCATAAAAGCCTCAGATGCATAATAGCTTATATGATTGATATGGAGTAAAGAGTTTTTTTGAGTTTTTTCTAGATATTCAAATAACGCCCCTATAGATGAAATAACATAATGTTTATCCTCTATTCCAAAGCCTTCTATTCCTAAAATATTAAAATGTGACTTGATTTTTTTAATAGCATAATCTTTCTCAAAAGTCCAAGTATCAAATACATCTATATATGGAGTAGAAACCCTTGTGATTTCTGATTTTAAATTACATTTATCAAATTCTAATGTATTAATAATAATTTCTTTCGGATTAACTTTAGCAATTTCATCTAATAAATGATCTATGTATTTATCATCTATAAATTCTGTTGTCTTTAATTCACCTGTTGATACATCTGCAAAGGATATACCTGCTCCATTCTCATCTATATATATTGACATAATATAATTATTTTCTTTTTCATCAAGCATATGACTATCTATTACTGTCCCTGGGGTAATCACTCTGACAACTTCTCTTTTTACAATTCCCTTCGATTGAGATGGTTCTTCTACTTGCTCACCAATAGCAACCTTATAGCCTCGTTCAATTAATCTTGCAATATAATTTTCTGCAGAATGATAAGGCACTCCACACATTGGCGCTCTTTCTTTTAATCCGCAATCTCTACCTGTTAATGTTATTTCTAACTCCTTTGAAGCTAAAATCGCATCATCAAAAAACATCTCATAAAAATCACCTAATCGAAAAAATAAAATACAATCTTTATATTTTTCCTTTAAATCCAAATATTGTTTCATCATTGGAGTTAATTTACTCATAAAATTCCTCCTATCAAACATAATATCACTATCATATCATAAACTATATAAAACCAGGGTTCTCCCTGGTTTTCACATTTTAATTTTCATCAATAAATTCACCATTTAAACTAAATGTTTTAGGCTCTGTAATCTTTACCTTTACAAGTTTTCCAATACAATCTTTAGGCCCTGTAAAATTTACAAGCTTATTAGTTCTTGTACGTCCCATGAGCTTAGTTTTATCTGTTTTACTATATCCTTCTGCTAAAACTTCTACAACGTGATCTTTAAATTTACTATTTTTTTCAGCAACAATTGGATTTAAAACAGCTAATAACCTTTCAAAGCGTTCATGTTTTATATGATCAGGCACTTGATCCTCAAATTTAGCAGCAGGCGTTCCTTCTCGAATAGAATAAATAAAAGTAAAAGCAGAATCATATTCAACTTTCTTTATTAAATCTAATGTTTCTTCAAAGTCTTCTTCAGTTTCTCCTGGAAATCCAACAATGATATCTGTTGTGATCGTTATATTAGGAATCTCTTTTTTCAAAGCATTAACTAATTCAAGATACTTTTCCTTTGTATAGTGTCTATTCATCTTTTTTAATACATTTGTACTTCCTGCTTGTACAGGTAAATGTATATGCTCACATACCTTTTCACAATCTCTCATAGCTTCTATTAATCTAAAAGATAAATCTTTAGGATGAGATGTCATAAACCTTATTCTTTCTAACCCATCTATTTCATTTATTCGATATAAAAGACCTGCAAAATCGATATCTTCATCTAAGGTTTTTCCATAGGAGTTTACATTTTGTCCTAAAAGTGTAACTTCCCTTGTACCATCAGCTACCAATTTTTTAATTTCATTTAAAATATCTTCAGGCTTTCTGCTTCTTTCTCTCCCCCTAGTATAAGGGACAATGCAGTAAGTACAAAAGTTATTACATCCATACATAATATTTACAAATGCTTTTAATTTATGTTTTCTTATAGCTGGAAGTCCTTCCACAATTCTTCCTTCCTCATCCCATACATCTACAACCATATTTTCTGACTGAATACCTTCTGACAGTAATTGAGGAAATTTATATAAATTATGAGTACCAAATACTATATCTACATGTTTATATTTCCTTTTAATTTCTTTGACTACGTGAGGTTGCTGCATCATACAACCACAAACAGCTATGATCATATCTTTTTTTTCTTTTTTCATATTTTTTAATTGTCCTAAATTTCCATAAACCTTTAGTTCAGCATTTTCACGAACACAGCAAGTATTATAAATTACTAAATCAGCTTCATTTATATCACTAGTCTCAATGTATCCCATATGATCAAGCATTCCTAATAATGTTTCAGAATCGTGCTCGTTCATCTGACAACCGTATGTTACTAAATATACACATTTTTTATTTCCTGTCATTTGATAATATTCTATGTTTTGCTCTGCTATTTTTTCTATGTATTTTTCCTGCTCTTTCAATTCTTCTGGAGCAACGTTTATATTTCTTCTTGTTTCTTTGTCATTTTTCAAACTAAAAAACCTCCTCAAATATGTATATTGCTACATATATTATTAACATATTTACAAGTATTATTTCAATACATTATACCATAAAAGTTTATTCTTTGAAAAAGATATCTACTGATTTGTTATCTATCGAAACTAAAAGAAGATGATTTCTATTTAATGCAGAAATCATCTTCTTAATTTAGTTCAACCTTTTTAAATATTCTGAAAAAGCATATTATTTTATAATTTCTTCAAGCGGAATATATGGAAGATTATGTGCTTTTGCTACTGCTTCAAAAGTAATTTTTCCATCAATTACATTAACACCTTTAGCTAATGCTTTATCTTCCTTAATAGCTGCTAAATAACCTTTATTAGCTATATCTAATCCATATTTTAAAGTAGCATTTGTTAATGCCAATGTAGAGGTTCTTGCTACTGCACCTGGCATATTTGCAACAGCATAGTGAAGAACACCAAATTTTTCATATGTTGGATTGTCATGTGTTGAAATTCTATCAATTGTTTCAATAGAACCACCCTGATCAATAGCAACGTCAACGATCACAGACCCTGGTTCCATTGTTTTAACCATATCTTCAGTTACCAAACGAGGAGCTTTTGCACCAGGAATTAATACCGCACCAATTATTAAATCTGCTTTTCTAACAGCTTGTGCAATATTGTAGCTATTTGACATAACAGTTTTTACTTTTCCACCAAAAATATCATCTAAATAGATAAGCCTTTGCATATTAACATCTAGAATAGTTACATTTGCACCAAGACCAACAGCCATTTTAGCTGCATTTGTACCAACAATACCTCCACCTATTATTACAACTTCAGCTGGAGCAACACTAGGTACACCACCAAGTAATACACCTTTTCCTCCTTCATGCTTTTCTAAGAATTGAGCTCCAATTTGTGTTGCCATTCTTCCTGCAATCATACTCATTGGAGTAAGTAGTGGTAAAGAGCCATCTTCAAGTTGTACTGTTTCATAAGCAATACCAACTACTTTCTTTTCTATCAATGCTTTAGTCAATTCTGGTTCAGGAGCTAAATGTAAATATGTATATAATATTTGTCCTTCTTTAAAGTAATCGTATTCTTCTTTTAGAGGTTCCTTAACTTTGATAATCATATCAGCTTGATCAAATACTTCCTTAGGGGTAGGAATTATTTTTGCACCTGCATTTTCATAGGCTTCATTGCTAAAACCACTACCCACACCAGCATTGTTTTCAATGATAACTTTGTGTCCTGCTTTTACAAAAGCTTCTACGCCAGCAGGTGTTATAGCCACTCTGTTCTCATTGTTTTTAATTTCCTTTGGAATTCCTACTATCATGTCAATCACCTCATCTTAAAATTTTTTGTTTATAGCTACACTAATAATTAGTGCTTGTCTTAAATGTATTATACCATATTTAGGAAAAATATTGCAGTTATTTTTTGAATGATTTTAATTTTTTAACAATACATAAAAATAGAATATTTGCGTTCAATTTTCAGAATTTTGTGCACTGATCAATTATTTTTTTGACTAATTTATTTTGAAAATAATTTTTTCCAAAACGGAACTTTCTTTTGATTCAAGTGACGCATTTTTTCCTTTAACTGAGCTAATTCATAGCTTTTTTCCTTTACCTTCATCTTCAATCTAGCATTTTCACATATCAAAACATCCTTTTCTTTTCGTATTGAATCCATATGTTCTGATTCATCTCTTCCTTTTAACATAGCATCTAAATAGTCTATAATCTCATCCTTCGTTTCTTCGAGCTTAGAACTAATATTATTATGAATTGATTCATTTATACGAGTACATAGCATTTGTACCATCTCCGAAGAATAATCTTCTATAATACTCAGCTCCTCTGAACTAGTAGCAGCTACTTCATTTGAACCAGATACAACTAATTCTGGCGATTCAAGAACAAGCTTTATCTGTTTATTAGTTAAACCTTTTTGTTGAAGTTCTTTTATATAAATGAATTGTTCAATTTCCTTATAAGTATAATATCTCCGATTAGAATCTATTCTTGGTATATCTAGATTAAAATCATTTTCGTAATATCTTAACACATGAGGTTCGTATCCTGTTATTTTACTGACTTCAGAAATAGAATATCTTTTATCTTTATCTACCACGTACATCCCTCCCATCTATTTTTACTATTCTTGATTAATAATTTAAATCCTCTCTCATACGTATGTATTTCAATAGCAAATTCAGTCAGTATTATACATGCTTTATTATATACAAAGTAAAAAATGCTATATATTTGTAAGAATATATAGCATTCTGTTGAAATTTAAGCTATTTAATTTTTTTATAAAAAAAAGTTCTATACGAATCTAAATTGTATCTAGTAGGTAAAATAATCTGTTCCGTACTTCCAACAAATAGTATTCCATCGTCATTTAATGCATCATGAAATTTTTTATACATAATTTCTTTAGATTCTTCTGTAAAATAAATCATCACATTTCTACATACAATCAAATCGCATTTATCAGGATATGGATCTTTTAATAGATTATGTTGCTTAAATTGTACGCACTTTTTAATTTCTTCACTAATTTTATAAGATTCTCCAATCTTTTCAAAATATTTGTTTGCCAAATGCTTTGGTACATTTTCAATACTCTTTTTAGAATATATACCATTCTTAGCTTTATTGATTACTTCTTTATCAATATCTGTAGCTAATATTTTTATAGAACTTAAGGGTACTAGTTCACTTAATGCCATTACAAGTGAATATGGCTCATCACCAGTAGAACATGCAGCACTCCAAATCTTTAGAGTTTTTTTATTCTTCAAAAGGGTAGGAAATATTTCCTTTTGCAAAATTGTCCATTGACTTGGATTCCTAAAAAATTCTGATACATTTATTGTAAGATAATTAATGAATTCCTCAAAAAGCTTTTTATCCTTAGTAATAGCATCATAATAATCTTCATAGTTTGTAAAATTGTTTCTTTTAATTAAAGAGTCAATCCTTCTTTTCATTTGTCTTTCTTTATAATAAGATAAATTAATTCCCGTTTTTTTATATATTTTTTCTTTAAACTTTTCATAATTCCTCATTTTTCGTCCCCTTTATTATTATAAATTTTGTCGAATATAACTTACTTATATTTTCTTATAAATCGCTATAAATTTCAAGAAAAAAATAAGGAAGATCTCTCTTCCTTATTCTTTAGATTCTAAAATCTCACCTATTGTTGTTGGTTCATTATCATTGATCATTTCTACATTTGTATCATTTGTAGCTTCTACAACCTCTTTCATGCTTAAACTAATTCGTTTATTTTCCTTATTTAAATCTAATATTTTCACTTTTACTTTTTGACCAACATGTACTTCCTCAGAAGGTTTTGCAATGTGTCTCTCGGATATTTGAGAAATATGCACTAACCCATCTACACCTGGCTCAAGTTCAACGAAAGCTCCAAAATCTACTAACTTTACAACCTTTCCTTCTACAATATCACCAACACTATATTTTTCTTCTACATTTCCCCATGGCTCAGGAGTTGTCTGCTTAAGGCCTAATGAAATCCTATTATTTTCTTTATCAAAATCTAATACAACAACTTTGATCTTATCACCTATCGCTACAACATCTTTTGGATGCTTTACTTTGCCCCATGAAAGATCTGAAATATGAACTAATCCATCTATACCACCAATATCAACAAAAGCTCCAAAATCCGCTAATCTTTTTACTTCACCCTCAATCACTTTACCTTTTTCTATATTTTCCCATAACATACGTCTCTTAATCTCATTTTCTTCTTCTTTTACTACTCTTCTTGAAAATACAACTTTTTTCTTTCTTAAATTTAATTCTATAATTTTTACATGAAGTTCCTTTCCAACATATTCTTGTAAATCACTTACATAACTAGTTGATAATTGTGATGCTGGTATAAAACCTGTAATTTCCTTATATATAGCAATAACTCCACCTTTAACAACTTGAAGAACTTTTACTTTTAATGTACTATTTTTCTTTTCTACTTCTTCTAAATCTTCCCAATTCTTTTCAGCATCTACTCTTTTCTTAGATAAAAGTACATTTCCTTCTCCATCATCTGTTCTTAACACATAAGTTTCAATTGTATCTCCTTCTTTTGCAATATCATGAGGATTTACTAGAGGATCATTGGAAATTTCATTTTTAGGAATAATTCCATCTGCTTTATATCCAATATTAACCATGATCTCCTTATCTGTAACATGAATAACAGTACCTTTAACTATGCTTCCTCTTCTAGGCACTGTTAAACTGCTTTCAATTTCCTCCATCATTTTCATCATTTCATTATTCTCATGTTCCATGTTATTCATTTTTTGTATAGCCTCCTTAATAATCCAGTCCGGTGTAGATGCTCCGGCTGTTACTCCAATTTTATTTAAATTTTTAAGTTCTTCTATTGGTAATTTCTCAGCAGTTTCTATATGATAAGTATTTTTACAATACATTTTCCCTATTTGTACAAGTTTTTGAGTATTTGAACTATGAAATCCACCAATGACAATCATTGCATCCACTTTTTTTGCAACATCAGCACATGCTTCTTGTCTTTCCCTTGTTGCTGTACAAATAGTATTGAATTTTTCTAAACTTTTTGCTTTTTTCTCAAGCTTTTCAACTATATGATTCCACAATTCCAATGTTATAGTTGTTTGTGCTACAACGCATATTTTATCCAAATGTTTAATTTTATCAATATCTTCTACATTTTGAACAATATATGCATCATTATTACACCACCCATTAATACCTATGACTTCTGGATGCTTAGGATTTCCTATAATAACAATCGTATACCCTTTATCATAATATTCTTTTGCAGTTTTTTGAACTTTTCTCACAAAAGGACAAGTCGCATCAATAATTTCAATATTATAATTCTTAGCTAAATCATATATATACAGTGGTACTCCATGAGAACGAATTATTAAAATATTATCTTTAGCATCTTCTAAGTTCTCTACAGAAAAAACCCCCCTGCATTGCAATCTTTTGATAACTTGATTATTATGTATTAAAGGTCCATAGGTATATATTTTTTTGCTGTTATTATTACCAATAGCATTAATAGTCTTATTCATAGCTTGTTTTACACCAAAGCAGAATCCTGCATTGTCAGCAATAATTATTTTCAATATTATTATCCCTCCTAAGCTTATTTTTATTAAATTCTACATATTATTACAAAAGTCCTTCTTAAAAGAAACAAAAAAACAAATAAAATATCTATTATTTCATATAATTTAAAATCTCTTCAACCACATCTTCTATAGATTTTCCAGTTGTATCAATTTCAATAGCATCTTCTGCTTTTCTTAATGGAGCAAATTCTCTTTCTATATCGATTTTATCTCTATTTTTTATTTCTTCCTTAACAATTTCTATAGTTGTATCAAACCCTTTATCTCTTAACTCAATAAATCTTCTTTTCGCTCTTTCTTCTATAGATGCTGTTAAGTAAAATTTATATGTAGCATTAGGAATTACATAAGTTCCTATATCTCTTCCATCCATGATAACATTTTTATTTGCTGCTATGCTCCTTTGAAGCTCTACCATCTTCATTCTTACTAAAGGAATTCTCGCTACATGTGAAACAAAATTATTCACTTTTGGAGTGCGAATTTCTTCAGTAACTAATTGCCCATCAAGAAAAATATCATTTCCTTCTAGATCAATACTACTTGCCGATAATACCTTTTGTATACTTTCTTCTTTATCTATATCAATTCCTTCTCTTAATATTTTTAATGCAATAGCTCTATACATAGCTCCTGTATCTATATATGTTAAATTTTTACGTTTAGCAATTATCTTGGCTATAGTACTCTTTCCTGCTCCTGCTGGACCATCTAAAGCAATACTTATATTGTCCATACAATTCTTCCTTTCCTTAGTATAATTTCTTTTCTTAATAAAATATGACCATTTTCAAACTTATGTAAAATTTGACATATCATTAGAAGAATGGATGCAATTATTAATAACTTTAAAATATTTTTCTCAATTTTTTTTGAATTGTCTACTATTTTTTGTGACATAATTACCCTCCATAAGCTACTTATACGCTAATTCCTGCCAAATATCCAGTTGAAAAGGCAATCTGAAGATTATATCCTCCTGTCAAAGCTTCTACATCCAGTACTTCTCCTGCAAAATATACACCTTCCATTTTCTTAGACTCCATAGTAGATGGATTAATTTCTTTTACATTAATTCCTCCTGATGTTATAATTGCTTCTTTTACAGGTCTTGTCTTCGTAATAGTCATTGATAAATTCATCAATAAATCTACTAATCTTTTTCTCTCATCCTTTGTAATTTGGTTTACATATTTATTTTCTTGTATTCCTGATAACTGAATAATTATAGGAATTATCTTAGAAGGCAGTAAATCACTTAGAGCATTTTTAAACTGTTTTCTAGAATATTTGTCAAAATCCCTTATAATTCTTTTATCTAATTTCTCTTCATCTAAAGCTGGCTTAAGATTTAAAAACACTTGAATTTTTTTATTTTTTAAATAGTTGCTAATATAACTGCTCATACTCAAAACAATTGGACCAGATATACCAAAATGAGTAAAAATCATTTCCCCAAATTCTGAATGAATTTCCTTATTATTATAAACTGCTTTGAGTAAAACATTTTTTAATGATAATCCTTGCAGCTGTTTAACCCAATCTTCTTCTACCTCTAAAGGCACTAAAGCAGGCTTTAACGGCTTAATATTATGACCCATTTCTTTAGCAAATCTGTATCCATCTCCTGTTGAACCAGTAGAAGGGTAAGAAATTCCACCTGTGGCAATAATAATTTTATCACAATTTATAATTTTATTATTAGATAGTTTCACACCAAAGATTTTTTGATCTTTTGTTAATATTTCTTTTACTTCTGTATTTAATTTTATATCCACACCATAGGATACCATGTATTTTTCTAAAGCTTTAATGACATCACTTGACTTGTCTGACTTTGGAAATACTCTATTTCCTCTCTCAATCTTTGTAGGAGTACCATATTTATTAAGCAAATTGATTATATCATCATTAGTAAAGGTATAAAAAGCACTATATAAAAAATTTTTATTAGTTGTTACATGATTTAATAATTCTTCAATATCACTATAATTTGTAATATTGCATCTTCCTTTACCCGTAATATAAATTTTCTTTCCCAGTTTATCATTTTTTTCTAGCAGTATAACATGCTTTCCTCTAGATGCAGCAGTACCTGCTGCAATCATGCCAGCAGCGCCGCCTCCTATCACGACTACTTTTTCCAATGATTTATCACCCTTTACTTCATATTTTCTAAATGACAAGTATTATTTAATGTTACTAATACTGGTCCATAAGATTTATATTCGATTACATTCATACAAGTATTATCTTGTCTTATTTTATAAAAATAAGAAAGATCTATATCCATTAACCCAAGTATAATAGATTTTATTATAACACCATGAGATACAACAACTATATTCTTATTTTCATTTTCTTTTACAATATCATAAATTGCCTTTAATCCTCTTTTTTGTACCTCTAAAAGCTTTTCTCCTCCTGGAATAATAGCTTTATGAGGTTCATTTCGCCATACTGTATAATCTTTAAGATAACTCCTTTGGATTTCTTCATTTGTTAACCCTTCCCATTCTCCAAAAGACATTTCTCTTAATCCATCAATTTTTTTTACTTCTAAATTCATTGTTTTTCCAAGAATCTTAGCTGTTTCATATGCCCTATCTAAATCACTACTATAAATAGCATCAATTCTATATTTTTTCATGCTTTTCGCTAAGAGTACAGCTTGATTACGCCCTTCTTCTGTAAGCTCTACGTTTTTAGATCCTTGTGCTCTAGACTCAATATTCCATTTTGTTTGTCCATGTCTTATCAGATATAATCTTGTCATATTTTCCCCCCTTAAAATATCAAATCTATTATACCATTAAATAAAGTCTTTCTAATTATTTTCTCCATTTTTATATGAAGATAAAACATATAATAATATATAAAAAACTACGGAATTCCGTAGTTTTTTATATATTGTCACTATAGTGTATTTTTATTATTATAAACATTATGCTTTTCCCAAATCTTTTCTAATCTATCAAAAGTGCTTGAGATCTCAGACTTTTCTCTCATACCCACCGCAACTACTAATGCATTAATTAAACTTAATGGAGCAACTAATGAATCTACAAAAGAAACCATATTACTTCTTGCAACTAGTGTATAATCAGAAATCGATGCAATCGGCGAAACTTGACTATCTGTAATGCCTACTACAGTAGCACCTAATTCCTTTGTATAATTTAATGCATTTAATGTATTTGTAGAGTATCTTGGAAAACTAATACCAATGACTAAATCATCTTTTCCAACTCTGAGCATCTGTTCATAAATGTCACTAACTCCTGCTGTTACAATTTTCACATTATCTAGAATCAAATTCAAATAAAACCCTAGATATTCTGCTAACGTGCTTGAACTTCTTAGCCCTAAGATATAAATTCTTTTAGCTTTAAAAATATTATTTACTACCTCTTGAAAAACTTCATCATCTATTTCTTCAATAGTAGCTTTAATATTGTCCATATCTGCTTTTAATACCTTTTTTAGCACAGCACCTTCATTTGAATAATCAGTTGACATTTCTAATCTTTGAACAGTTGTTAATTTAGTTTTAATTAATTCTTGTAGTTCTTTTTGTAGCTGTGGATACCCATCGTAGCCTAATGCATTAGCAAATCTTACCACCGTAGATTCACTAACACCTACTCTACTTCCTAATTTTGAAGCAGTCATAAATGCTGCTTTATCATAATTATTCGTAATAAATTGCGCAATCAGTTTTTGACCTTTACTTAGTCTTGAAAAATTTTTTTGAATAACTTTGATTAAATCTGCATGATTATTTTTCATGGGAATTCCCTTTCTAAACTAAACTTATGCTTTAACTCCAAGCTTGTAGCCTTCTTCTAAAGCACGTTTATTTAGTTCTTCTGTTCCTTTTGGTACTCTATTTAACACTGCAGCTTCAAGCGATTCTTTTGATACAATATTTAATATTGCATTAATAGCACCAATTGCAATAATATTTGCAACCATTGGTTTTCCAATCACTTCACTAGCTGTTTCTAGTATTGGAATTTGAATAATTTCTCTAGCTTTTGCATTTTCAGGTACCTTTACTGTTGAATCAACTAACAATACTCCTTCTTCTCCAATTAAATCAACATATTTATCACAGGCTACTTGTGTTAAAGATAATAAAAGATCAGCTGTTTGAACCTTTGGAAAATCAATTTCTTCAGTACTAATAATAACTTCTGCTTTACTAGCACCTCCACGAGCTTCTGGGCCATAAGATTGTGATTGAATAGCATTCTTACCGTCCATAATTGCTGCCTCAGCTAAGATTATTCCACCTAAAATAAGACCTTGTCCACCTGAACCAGTTAATCTTAATTCCATTTGCTTAGACATACTATCTCTCCTTTGTAAATCTATCAATTATTTTTTGATACTCTTCAGTATATTCTGGTGCTGTAGCGTTTTTGAATTCTCCAATTAAAAATTTTCCTTCAAGCTGCTCTGGAGAAAGTTTTTCTGCTACCTTAACATCAACTGCATGGTCTTTTTGCCACTTCATAATATCAACAGCAGATCCTTTTTTATTCTTTCTTCCATAATAAGTAGGGCATACACTAACACCTTCGATTAATGAGAATCCTTTGTTTTGAATACCTTTTTCTACAAGTTTTATTAATTGATTTGCATG includes:
- the mutS gene encoding DNA mismatch repair protein MutS translates to MSKLTPMMKQYLDLKEKYKDCILFFRLGDFYEMFFDDAILASKELEITLTGRDCGLKERAPMCGVPYHSAENYIARLIERGYKVAIGEQVEEPSQSKGIVKREVVRVITPGTVIDSHMLDEKENNYIMSIYIDENGAGISFADVSTGELKTTEFIDDKYIDHLLDEIAKVNPKEIIINTLEFDKCNLKSEITRVSTPYIDVFDTWTFEKDYAIKKIKSHFNILGIEGFGIEDKHYVISSIGALFEYLEKTQKNSLLHINHISYYASEAFMILDKSTRRNLELTETMRGKKRKGSLLWALDKTNTAMGGRTLKKWVEEPLKDVHEIQLRLDAVEELKDAMLIREDLKDLLKNVYDLERLVVRVSYGNANARDLIALKLSLKALPKIKELLDSFNGTKLKKILNNIDLVEEVKELIEKSIMDEPPVTIKEGGIIKKGYHSELDELREIVTNSKEWIANLESNEKNNTGIKSLKIGFNKVFGYYLEVTKSNLNLVPEHYIRKQTLANAERYITPELKEAEAKILGAEDKIIELEYQIFVNVREKIKRYTKKIQDTATAIASLDALVSFAEVSDRFGYTKPKVNHELLIAIENGRHPVVERTMNADMFIGNDTYLDGEENRFSIITGPNMAGKSTYMRQVALIVLMAQIGCFVPADNATIGIVDRIFTRVGASDDLAQGQSTFMVEMSELANILNNATKNSLIILDEIGRGTSTYDGLSIAWAVVEHISSKEILGARTLFATHYHELTELEGLLEGVKNYCISVKEMNDDIIFLRRIIRGSADQSYGIQVAKLAGVRDEVIHRAKKILIQLEENDLNHKTIKDKVEKDTVQEEIAVVCEDQISLFNNNNQMIVEELRKIDILDITPMEAMNYLYKLVKIAQNRGV
- the miaB gene encoding tRNA (N6-isopentenyl adenosine(37)-C2)-methylthiotransferase MiaB — protein: MTGNKKCVYLVTYGCQMNEHDSETLLGMLDHMGYIETSDINEADLVIYNTCCVRENAELKVYGNLGQLKNMKKEKKDMIIAVCGCMMQQPHVVKEIKRKYKHVDIVFGTHNLYKFPQLLSEGIQSENMVVDVWDEEGRIVEGLPAIRKHKLKAFVNIMYGCNNFCTYCIVPYTRGRERSRKPEDILNEIKKLVADGTREVTLLGQNVNSYGKTLDEDIDFAGLLYRINEIDGLERIRFMTSHPKDLSFRLIEAMRDCEKVCEHIHLPVQAGSTNVLKKMNRHYTKEKYLELVNALKKEIPNITITTDIIVGFPGETEEDFEETLDLIKKVEYDSAFTFIYSIREGTPAAKFEDQVPDHIKHERFERLLAVLNPIVAEKNSKFKDHVVEVLAEGYSKTDKTKLMGRTRTNKLVNFTGPKDCIGKLVKVKITEPKTFSLNGEFIDEN
- a CDS encoding MerR family transcriptional regulator, producing MVDKDKRYSISEVSKITGYEPHVLRYYENDFNLDIPRIDSNRRYYTYKEIEQFIYIKELQQKGLTNKQIKLVLESPELVVSGSNEVAATSSEELSIIEDYSSEMVQMLCTRINESIHNNISSKLEETKDEIIDYLDAMLKGRDESEHMDSIRKEKDVLICENARLKMKVKEKSYELAQLKEKMRHLNQKKVPFWKKLFSK
- a CDS encoding CheR family methyltransferase, encoding MRNYEKFKEKIYKKTGINLSYYKERQMKRRIDSLIKRNNFTNYEDYYDAITKDKKLFEEFINYLTINVSEFFRNPSQWTILQKEIFPTLLKNKKTLKIWSAACSTGDEPYSLVMALSELVPLSSIKILATDIDKEVINKAKNGIYSKKSIENVPKHLANKYFEKIGESYKISEEIKKCVQFKQHNLLKDPYPDKCDLIVCRNVMIYFTEESKEIMYKKFHDALNDDGILFVGSTEQIILPTRYNLDSYRTFFYKKIK
- the ald gene encoding alanine dehydrogenase, which encodes MIVGIPKEIKNNENRVAITPAGVEAFVKAGHKVIIENNAGVGSGFSNEAYENAGAKIIPTPKEVFDQADMIIKVKEPLKEEYDYFKEGQILYTYLHLAPEPELTKALIEKKVVGIAYETVQLEDGSLPLLTPMSMIAGRMATQIGAQFLEKHEGGKGVLLGGVPSVAPAEVVIIGGGIVGTNAAKMAVGLGANVTILDVNMQRLIYLDDIFGGKVKTVMSNSYNIAQAVRKADLIIGAVLIPGAKAPRLVTEDMVKTMEPGSVIVDVAIDQGGSIETIDRISTHDNPTYEKFGVLHYAVANMPGAVARTSTLALTNATLKYGLDIANKGYLAAIKEDKALAKGVNVIDGKITFEAVAKAHNLPYIPLEEIIK